The following are encoded in a window of Catharus ustulatus isolate bCatUst1 chromosome 12, bCatUst1.pri.v2, whole genome shotgun sequence genomic DNA:
- the GATM gene encoding glycine amidinotransferase, mitochondrial isoform X2 has protein sequence MTGGFSEPVEQLRGAFTGWVQRTFQSTQAAAASQNTCAADDKATSPVPKDCLVCSYNEWDPLEEVIVGRAENACVPPFSVEVKANTYEKYWGFYQKFGGHSFPKDHLKKAIAEIEEMCNILKGEGVIVKRPDPIDWSVKYKTPDFESTGMYAAMPRDILLVVGNEIIEAPMAWRARFFEYRAYRRLIKDYFNSGAKWTTAPKPTMADELYDQNYPIHSVEDRHKLAAQGKFVTTEFEPCFDAADFIRAGRDIFVQRSQVTNYMGIEWMRRHLAPDYRVHVISFKDPNPMHIDATFNIIGPGLVLSNPDRPCHQIELFKKAGWTVIQPPVPLIPDDHPLWMSSKWLSMNVLMLDEKRVMVDANETSIQKMFEKLGISTIKVNIRHANSLGGGFHCWTCDIRRRGTLQSYLD, from the exons ATGACTGGTGGTTTCAGTGAACCTGTGGAACAG cttcGAGGAGCCTTTACAGGATGGGTGCAGCGAACTTTCCAGAGCACCCAGGCAGCTGCGGCCTCCCAGAACACCTGTGCTGCTGATGACAAGGCTACAAGCCCTGTGCCCAAGGACTGTCTTGTTTGCTCATACAATGAATGGGATCCACTGGAAGAGGTCATTGTGGGAAGAGCTGAAAATGCTTGTGTCCCACCTTTTTCCGTGGAGGTTAAG GCAAacacatatgaaaaatattgGGGATTTTACCAGAAATTTGGAGGCCATAGTTTCCCCAAAGaccatttaaaaaaagctaTTGCTGAAATTGAAGAGATGTGCAATATTTTGAAGGGAGAAGGTGTTATTGTCAAGAGGCCTGATCCAATTGACTGGTCTGTGAAGTATAAAACACCTGATTTTGAGTCTACAG GTATGTATGCTGCCATGCCAAGAGACATCCTCTTAGTGGTGGGAAATGAAATTATCGAAGCACCTATGGCTTGGCGTGCTCGGTTCTTCGAGTACAGGGCGTACAGACGACTAATCAAAGATTATTTCAACAGTGGTGCTAAGTGGACAACTGCCCCAAAACCCACAATGGCAGATGAACTCTATGATCAG AATTATCCAATCCACTCTGTTGAAGACAGGCATAAactggctgctcagggaaaatTTGTAACTACTGAATTTGAGCCATGCTTTGATGCTGCTGACTTCATTAGAGCTGGAAGAGATATCTTTGTACAAAGGAGCCAG GTTACAAACTACATGGGTATTGAATGGATGAGGCGACACCTGGCCCCAGACTACAGAGTGCATGTAATATCCTTTAAGGATCCCAACCCCATGCACATTGATGCCACTTTTAATATCATTGGGCCTGGTCTTGTGCTCTCTAACCCAGACCGTCCCTGCCACCAG ATTGAGCTCTTCAAGAAAGCTGGCTGGACTGTGATTCAACCCCCAGTGCCACTCATCCCAGATG ATCACCCACTGTGGATGTCTTCCAAGTGGCTCTCCATGAATGTCCTGATGCTGGATGAGAAACGTGTGATGGTGGATGCCAATGAGACATCAATTCAGAAGATGTTTGAGAAGCTGG GCATCTCCACAATCAAAGTGAACATTCGCCACGCCAATTCCCTGGGAGGTGGTTTCCACTGCTGGACGTGCGACATCCGCCGCCGTGGCACCCTGCAGTCCTACCTGGACTAG
- the GATM gene encoding glycine amidinotransferase, mitochondrial isoform X1: MLRVRCLRGGSRGAEAAHYIGSRLRGAFTGWVQRTFQSTQAAAASQNTCAADDKATSPVPKDCLVCSYNEWDPLEEVIVGRAENACVPPFSVEVKANTYEKYWGFYQKFGGHSFPKDHLKKAIAEIEEMCNILKGEGVIVKRPDPIDWSVKYKTPDFESTGMYAAMPRDILLVVGNEIIEAPMAWRARFFEYRAYRRLIKDYFNSGAKWTTAPKPTMADELYDQNYPIHSVEDRHKLAAQGKFVTTEFEPCFDAADFIRAGRDIFVQRSQVTNYMGIEWMRRHLAPDYRVHVISFKDPNPMHIDATFNIIGPGLVLSNPDRPCHQIELFKKAGWTVIQPPVPLIPDDHPLWMSSKWLSMNVLMLDEKRVMVDANETSIQKMFEKLGISTIKVNIRHANSLGGGFHCWTCDIRRRGTLQSYLD; encoded by the exons ATGCTGCGAGTGCGGTGCCTGCGCGGGGGCAGCCGGGGGGCCGAGGCAGCGCATTACATCGGCTCCAGG cttcGAGGAGCCTTTACAGGATGGGTGCAGCGAACTTTCCAGAGCACCCAGGCAGCTGCGGCCTCCCAGAACACCTGTGCTGCTGATGACAAGGCTACAAGCCCTGTGCCCAAGGACTGTCTTGTTTGCTCATACAATGAATGGGATCCACTGGAAGAGGTCATTGTGGGAAGAGCTGAAAATGCTTGTGTCCCACCTTTTTCCGTGGAGGTTAAG GCAAacacatatgaaaaatattgGGGATTTTACCAGAAATTTGGAGGCCATAGTTTCCCCAAAGaccatttaaaaaaagctaTTGCTGAAATTGAAGAGATGTGCAATATTTTGAAGGGAGAAGGTGTTATTGTCAAGAGGCCTGATCCAATTGACTGGTCTGTGAAGTATAAAACACCTGATTTTGAGTCTACAG GTATGTATGCTGCCATGCCAAGAGACATCCTCTTAGTGGTGGGAAATGAAATTATCGAAGCACCTATGGCTTGGCGTGCTCGGTTCTTCGAGTACAGGGCGTACAGACGACTAATCAAAGATTATTTCAACAGTGGTGCTAAGTGGACAACTGCCCCAAAACCCACAATGGCAGATGAACTCTATGATCAG AATTATCCAATCCACTCTGTTGAAGACAGGCATAAactggctgctcagggaaaatTTGTAACTACTGAATTTGAGCCATGCTTTGATGCTGCTGACTTCATTAGAGCTGGAAGAGATATCTTTGTACAAAGGAGCCAG GTTACAAACTACATGGGTATTGAATGGATGAGGCGACACCTGGCCCCAGACTACAGAGTGCATGTAATATCCTTTAAGGATCCCAACCCCATGCACATTGATGCCACTTTTAATATCATTGGGCCTGGTCTTGTGCTCTCTAACCCAGACCGTCCCTGCCACCAG ATTGAGCTCTTCAAGAAAGCTGGCTGGACTGTGATTCAACCCCCAGTGCCACTCATCCCAGATG ATCACCCACTGTGGATGTCTTCCAAGTGGCTCTCCATGAATGTCCTGATGCTGGATGAGAAACGTGTGATGGTGGATGCCAATGAGACATCAATTCAGAAGATGTTTGAGAAGCTGG GCATCTCCACAATCAAAGTGAACATTCGCCACGCCAATTCCCTGGGAGGTGGTTTCCACTGCTGGACGTGCGACATCCGCCGCCGTGGCACCCTGCAGTCCTACCTGGACTAG